CGAGTGTGATGTGCGCGAGCCCTTGGCCGGCTGGATCCGCGCTCTTCGTGAGGACCGAGAGCGTGAGAACCACCAGCAATCCGAATCCGAACGCGCTGGCCCGCTCGAAAATATGCGTGAGCATCGCGAGCTTGAGCGAGTGGAGGAGCTTCCCCGGTTCGTCCGCCAGCGCGTACCCTCGTGGCACGCCGGCGAAGCGAAATCTCAGCGCGACGGCATTGTACGTCAAAAGCGCGAGAAGGGGGCAGACCAGGACGCGGAGGTCCGGCCCCAGCGGGTCCGCGAGCGGAAGGAGCCCCATACCCAGGATGCCGACCAGCCCCGCAAACGGCCTCAGGGTCACCCAGAACAGGGGGTCCCCGAGCGCAGCCAGGGGGCTTGCGAGCGCGCGCTTCACGTCCTCGATCTGCGTCTCCTCGATGGGCGCTCCCCGCGCCCGGCGCTCTTCGAGGCGCGCGACGACCCCGAGCACGTAGCCCGCCAGGACCGGGTGCGTGCCGAAGAAACCCAAATGCCGGGCGAGGGCCTTACCCTGCTCCCCGGCTCCCGAGTGGAGACGTCGAAGAACCGGAAGGAGCGCGAACCCGAAGCCGAGACCCTGTTGACGCTCGGGCGAGAAGAGAGCCTGGAGGTAGAACGATCGCGACGTGACCTTCGCCAGGTCCAAGCCGCGAAGCGGGGAGGCGGTCCCCGCGGGAGGGGTCTCGATCATGGCGCTGCGCCCCGGACCCGGAGGAGCAGGAGGAGCACCGCGAGCGCGCCGGCCGCCGCCCAGCGCAGTCCGTGCCGCGCCGCGCGCACATGGGTATGGAAGCCGGACGCGAACGCGGCGCCGAGGAGCACGGCAAAGACGAGCCCCGCCCTCGGGCCGGTGACGGTGTCGGCGAGCCGGGGCAGGATGAGCGATGCCGCGGCGATACCCGCCACCGTTCCCGCCGCGGACCAGCTCGCGCCCCGCAAGAAGACCCGGAGCACGCCCCCCCAGTAGAGCGCCTCGAACGCGCGAAGCCTTCCTTCCCGAGCCAGCTCGTCGGCGCGCGCGGCGCGCGCCCGGTTCCTCGCGCGGAGAGGCGCCTCCATCCATCCCCCAACCACGGAGGCGACAAGACCCGCGATCGTACCGACCAGAACCCAGAGGATTCCGCCGGTCGACACCGAGACCGAGGGGGTGAGCCGCTCCATGCAGAAAAGCGCGACCGAGACGCCGATCACCCCCGCCGTCGCGGCATCGCGCGGGCGCTGCGCCGCGGGCAGCGAGGGGTCCGTGAGGAGAAGCTGAAGCAGGACGCCGACGCCGAGCGGGATTCGAAGCGCCCAGAGCTCCCATTGTGTTCCGGGGTTCCACAGGGCTCCGGCGAGACAGGCGCCGACGAGCGGCTGGCCGATCATGAGATTCCAGCCCGCCGAGCGGTCGGTGGCGAGGATGCCCCCAAGAAGGGCGACACGCCATAGCTCAGGGAGCAGCGCCTACCTCCTCCACCCGGGCCCTGATTCGAATCGGCCCGGTCTTGGCTCCGGAACGGAATCCGACCAGGAACGCCGTCCCCTGGTAGACGCGCTCGGCGCCCGATTCAGAGAGCGAGACGGTTTCGACGGGGGACCACTCCACACGCGCGGCCGGCTCGAACTGGAGCGTCAACGCCACACGGAGGTACTCGGAGTCCTCGAGCCTCATCGAGGTGACCGAGTCCGCTTCTCCGGTCGAGCCCGGGGAGCACGCCACGGGCGCCTTCCCCTCGAGAGAAAGGCGGCGTCCCGGCGCGGCCCCGGTCAGGATGCTCAGGTTCCATTCGCTCACGAGCCAGGCGTCGCCCGGGACGCCGGCGAATCGGACCTCGAACTCGGCCTCGTCGCGACCCGGGGCGATCTGTTTCTCGATCGTGCCGCGCGGATCGCCCATGGACGCGAGAGCGATGAGCGGGTCCGCGTGGGCCATGGGTTCGCCCGCGCCCGCCGGCGCGAACGTGAGCCCCACGGGGCCGAGACCAATCAAAGCGCGGAGGCTCCCCGACGCGGCGACCTCGGGCGCGGGGAGCAGCCACTCCTGCGAGGCGTACCTCGGGCGCTCGTCGTACTGCAAGAGCCGCTCGAGCCCGGGCTCCTTGAGCTGGATCGATCCGTGGATCGTCTCGGGTTTGTGAGCAGTCGCGCTCCCCTCTCCTTGCGCGCCCGCGCGCCGCGCGGCTTCTTCGACGCGGGCGTGATAGGCTTCACGCCTGCGGGCGATCACACACGCGAAGTCGTGCGGGCGCCGGCGCTCGGCAAGCTCCACGATCGCCCCCGAGGCGTTCACCGCCACCCCCACCGCGACCCGGGGTGACTTGAGCCGGTGCTCCTCCTCGCCGCGCTCGACGATCCATCCGCTCGACGGTCCCTGAAGCTCATCGGCGAGCGCGTCGGCGCGGAGCATGTGGCCCCGCACCGCTGCCCGCAGGTGCGGCAGGTAGAATCCGCCGAAGACCCCGTGCCAGTAGGAGCAGTTGCACTGCGCGCGATGCACCTCGCGCCTCGCCTCTTCGTACTGGGTCCGGCCGAGGCAAGAGCGGCTCGCGTGCTCGATTTTCGCGCTCAGCTCCGTCACGCGCCGGTGCAGGCGCCGCGATTCCGGATACCGCGCGAAGAACTCGCGCCAGTTCCCGGTCGCGATCCGTCTCGCGAGATCGGCCTTGCCCTGCGCCTCGAGCCAACGCTGCTCCGATTCGATCCGGACCTGCTCGCCGGCCGGGAGCGCCCAGAGCATCATTTCGGGGTAGCTCGCGGCCGGAAGCGCGATGCTCCGCGCCGGGAGCCCCGCGTCCCAGACGTCGCCGAGCGGCATCGCCTCGACCGCGCGGCGCTCTTCCAGGGCCCCGAGCCAGGACTCGAGCCAGCCGTCGCGGTAGACCCAGTCGTGCGTGCGGGGCCAGATGCCGAACTTCTCCCCATCGTCCCCGAAGACGCGGACTCCGGCGGCCGCGCGCGACGTGCCACGCAGAAAATCGAGAAGCTCGGGGACGGGCTGAAACGGGATCCGGTAGCGGAGCTCGCGCTCGATCGGGAACACACCGACGCGGCCCATCGTGGACTCGACCCAATACGGCTCGCGGAGGGTGCCCGAATCCGCCCCGGCGAGAAGAAAGTGATGATCGTCGACCAGCGTGTATTCGATCCCCGCGCGCGAGAGCGCGTCGGGCAGGTCGGGCTCCCAGACCCGCTCCGCGATCCAGGCTCCGCGCGCGGTCACGCCGAATCGCGCCTTCAAGTAGCCGTTCATCCTCTCGATCTGCCCCTGCTGGTCCCACGGGGGAATCACGGCGAGGATCGGCTCGTAGTATCCCCCCGAAAGAAGCTCCACCTGGCCGCGGCTGCAGAGCGTCCCGAGCGCGTCAAGAATCGAAGGCTCGTGCTTCTCGAGCCACTCGAAGAGCGGCCCCGACCAATGCATGGAGAGGCGCACGCCGGGATGGCGCGCGAGCGCGTCGAGAAAGGGCCGGTACGCGCGCTCGACCGCCTCGGCGAAGACCGAATCGAAATTTCCGACCGGTTGGTGGTTGTGGAGCGCGAAGGCCAGCCGCACCGGCGCCCCGTCGAGCGGCATCACGCCCCCCCGCCGAGCAAAGGCGCGAGCCTTCGCGCGGGGTTGGTCGGAAGATCCTGCGCCGTAAGCCGGACCCCCAGCCGCTCCAGGGCAAGGAGCATTTCGCGCTCCGTGGGACTCAGATACACGTAGGGGAGCACTTGGACCTTCCCCTCCGCGTGATGGAGCCCACCCACGTTCACCTCATGGAGCGGGAACCCGCCCTCTTTGAGCCGAAGCGGCTCCTCGGGTCCGGGAAACAGCAAGAACGCCCGCTCCGCCTCGGTGGTCGCGAGCGTCGAAGGAAGGAGCGCCTCGGAAATCGAGAGTGCCACGGCGCGCGCGCCCTCCGGCGCGGCGAAAAGGTAGAGGCCCGCGCGACCGGGATCCGCGCGGAGCGAATCAGAGACGATGCCGATCCACGTCGGCCGAAGTGGTCCGCCCCAGCCGTGGACGACCTGCCCGTGGATGAGCCGGTCGTCAATCCGCGCGAGCAGAAGCGGCACGCTAGAGTACGGTGATGCCGGCTTTCCCCTTGGCTTCCAGGCGCGGCAGAAGCTCGTCCAAGGGAAGCGTGTCGCGGTAGTGGAAGAACTCGAGAAGCATGGGGAGGTTGACCCCGGTAACCTTTCTCACGAGCCTTTCACCGTGCTGGGCGCGGCGCGAGGCGATACCGCAGCTACCCGCGGCCAGGTCGGTGAAAAGCACGACCGGGCGGTCTCCCGGAACGTCCCGCACTCGCTCTTCGATCGCGCGGCTCAGGGCGTCGCTCGAGTAGCCGTCATTGCTCAGGACCTGGACGTCGGACTGGGCGCCGAGAATCCCTTCGACCGTGCGGAGGAGCTCCGAGCCGAGCGCGGCGTGCGTCACGAGGAGCGCGAAGGGCCGACGCGGCACCTGGGCCGGGTTCATGTTCGATCACTCGGTGTCATCTCGGACCAACGGATTGGAGAGAAGCTTGGCGCGCATGCTCTCGATCAGGCGTTCGTTCAGCGCGCGGGCCGGGTGGTATCCGTACACTTTGACGAGATGGTTGAGCGAGATCACCTCGGCGATGACCGTGATGTTCTTGCCGGGAAGAATCGGGACGGTCACGAGGGGAATCTCGGTGTCGAGGTACTTGGCATGCATGTCGTCGAGGCCGAGGCGCTCGTAGTCCGCCTTGCTGTCCCACTCCGTCAGGTGCACTTCGACTTCGACGCGTTTCTGCCCGCGTATCGCGCGGATGCCGAAGATCGCCTGAACATCGATCACCCCAAGACCGCGGATCTCCATCGTGTGCTTCAGGACCTCGTTGCAGGCTCCGATCAGGATATCGCCGTGCCGGCGCGTGATCCGGACCACGTCGTCGGCGACGAGCCGGTGTCCGCGCTCCACCAGATCGAGCGCGGTCTCGCTCTTGCCGATCCC
The window above is part of the Candidatus Eisenbacteria bacterium genome. Proteins encoded here:
- a CDS encoding PTS mannose/fructose/sorbose transporter family subunit IID, coding for MACRPSWGHPRHRPLGGLESHDRPAARRRLSRRSPVEPRNTMGALGASNPARRRRPASASPHGPLAARGAAPARCRDGGGDRRLGRAFLHGAAHPLGLGVDRRNPLGSGRYDRGSCRLRGWGMDGGASPREEPGARRARRRAGSGRKASRVRGALLGGRAPGLLAGRELVRGGNGGGYRRGIAHPAPARRHRHRPEGGARLCRAPRRRVRVRLPYPCARGAARTALGGGRRARGAPPAPPGPGRSAMIETPPAGTASPLRGLDLAKVTSRSFYLQALFSPERQQGLGFGFALLPVLRRLHSGAGEQGKALARHLGFFGTHPVLAGYVLGVVARLEERRARGAPIEETQIEDVKRALASPLAALGDPLFWVTLRPFAGLVGILGMGLLPLADPLGPDLRVLVCPLLALLTYNAVALRFRFAGVPRGYALADEPGKLLHSLKLAMLTHIFERASAFGFGLLVVLTLSVLTKSADPAGQGLAHITLVLAPFVLGFLGTALGLKRWPGRSVEIALAAALLALALSTRV
- a CDS encoding DUF1926 domain-containing protein, producing the protein MMPLDGAPVRLAFALHNHQPVGNFDSVFAEAVERAYRPFLDALARHPGVRLSMHWSGPLFEWLEKHEPSILDALGTLCSRGQVELLSGGYYEPILAVIPPWDQQGQIERMNGYLKARFGVTARGAWIAERVWEPDLPDALSRAGIEYTLVDDHHFLLAGADSGTLREPYWVESTMGRVGVFPIERELRYRIPFQPVPELLDFLRGTSRAAAGVRVFGDDGEKFGIWPRTHDWVYRDGWLESWLGALEERRAVEAMPLGDVWDAGLPARSIALPAASYPEMMLWALPAGEQVRIESEQRWLEAQGKADLARRIATGNWREFFARYPESRRLHRRVTELSAKIEHASRSCLGRTQYEEARREVHRAQCNCSYWHGVFGGFYLPHLRAAVRGHMLRADALADELQGPSSGWIVERGEEEHRLKSPRVAVGVAVNASGAIVELAERRRPHDFACVIARRREAYHARVEEAARRAGAQGEGSATAHKPETIHGSIQLKEPGLERLLQYDERPRYASQEWLLPAPEVAASGSLRALIGLGPVGLTFAPAGAGEPMAHADPLIALASMGDPRGTIEKQIAPGRDEAEFEVRFAGVPGDAWLVSEWNLSILTGAAPGRRLSLEGKAPVACSPGSTGEADSVTSMRLEDSEYLRVALTLQFEPAARVEWSPVETVSLSESGAERVYQGTAFLVGFRSGAKTGPIRIRARVEEVGAAP
- a CDS encoding PTS sugar transporter subunit IIB, giving the protein MPLLLARIDDRLIHGQVVHGWGGPLRPTWIGIVSDSLRADPGRAGLYLFAAPEGARAVALSISEALLPSTLATTEAERAFLLFPGPEEPLRLKEGGFPLHEVNVGGLHHAEGKVQVLPYVYLSPTEREMLLALERLGVRLTAQDLPTNPARRLAPLLGGGA
- the hprK gene encoding HPr(Ser) kinase/phosphatase, producing the protein MSSISTAQITIEQLYEQQRETLSLEVLTQGLESRVPITISDINRPGMALMGYSENFLFERIQIMGRTEIAYLGTLSPKGRAEALDRLFQFAMPGIIVTKGLQLPEGLLERANRHKVPLLRTPQDTTPFIHQLTAYLDWVFAPSVSVHASLVDVYGVGLLFTGRSGIGKSETALDLVERGHRLVADDVVRITRRHGDILIGACNEVLKHTMEIRGLGVIDVQAIFGIRAIRGQKRVEVEVHLTEWDSKADYERLGLDDMHAKYLDTEIPLVTVPILPGKNITVIAEVISLNHLVKVYGYHPARALNERLIESMRAKLLSNPLVRDDTE